A single genomic interval of Deltaproteobacteria bacterium harbors:
- the dut gene encoding dUTP diphosphatase, with amino-acid sequence MPERGRTMRVRRLRPSAVMPRYMSAGAAGMDLSAAIDGPVTVQPGATEVVPTGLALELPPGHEGQVRPRSGLAVRFGLTVVNAPGTIDEDYRGEVLVALVNLGKSAVCIEPGMRIAQLVVAPVTRVVVVEVEELTDTVRGSGGFGHTG; translated from the coding sequence ATGCCCGAGCGGGGACGCACCATGCGGGTGAGGCGCTTGCGACCGTCGGCGGTGATGCCGCGCTACATGAGTGCGGGCGCCGCCGGTATGGACCTCTCGGCGGCGATCGATGGGCCCGTGACGGTGCAGCCCGGCGCGACGGAGGTGGTTCCGACGGGGCTGGCGCTCGAGCTTCCGCCGGGGCACGAGGGGCAGGTGCGGCCGCGTTCGGGCCTGGCCGTGCGGTTCGGGCTGACGGTGGTCAATGCGCCCGGCACGATCGACGAGGACTACCGGGGCGAGGTCTTGGTCGCGCTCGTGAATCTCGGGAAGAGCGCGGTGTGCATCGAGCCCGGGATGCGCATCGCACAGCTCGTGGTGGCCCCCGTGACGCGCGTGGTGGTAGTGGAGGTCGAGGAGTTGACGGACACGGTGCGCGGCTCGGGAGGCTTCGGGCACACCGGGTGA
- the pnp gene encoding polyribonucleotide nucleotidyltransferase, whose amino-acid sequence MFIRESVQIGGRELSIETGKIAKQADGSVLVRYGDTVVLVTTVADKSSKPVDFLPLTVEYTERMYAAGRIPGSYFRREGRPAVHEILSCRLIDRPIRPLFPDGWRCETQVIAMVLSSDRENPADVLAITGSSAALTISDIPWAGPIAGIRVGRVNGQLVANPTQAQQEAGDINVVVACSFEALVMVEGSCRFVSEGDLVEALLFAQEQARPILELQERLRAAVGREKRPFTAEVADEGLVAMVADLVGSRLAQAIAVREKQARSKAVKESREWLLGQLGEAYVERIDEVKEAFDEAKRRYVRRMAINDRVRLDGRGLRDIRAISCEVGLLPRTHGSALFTRGETQALATATLATGRSDQRIESVMGDHSKRFLLHYNFPSFSTGEVKRFGSPGRREIGHGNLAERSLMQVLPDGADFPYVLRVVSEIMESNGSSSMASVCGGSLALMDAGVPVKAPVAGIAMGLINEGDQFRVLSDILGDEDHLGDMDFKVTGTREGICAIQMDIKLEGLPREVLAEALAQAREGRLHILDKMAEALDAPRASLSRNAPRILTVRIKPDRIRDIIGPGGKTIRAIQEETGAEIDVSDDGTVNIASADETSARKAMDLIEGLTAEAEIGAFYRGRVRRIAEFGAFVEILPGTDGLVHISELDHKRVNRVEDVLHEGDEVVVKVINIDREGKIRLSRKEALNAAPEDVRSMV is encoded by the coding sequence ATGTTCATTCGAGAAAGCGTTCAGATCGGCGGGCGGGAGCTCTCCATCGAGACGGGCAAGATTGCGAAGCAGGCCGACGGCTCCGTGCTCGTGCGCTACGGGGACACGGTCGTGCTGGTCACCACGGTGGCCGACAAGAGCTCCAAGCCCGTGGACTTCTTGCCGCTGACCGTCGAGTACACCGAACGCATGTACGCGGCGGGGCGCATCCCGGGGAGCTACTTCCGACGGGAGGGGCGCCCCGCGGTGCACGAGATCCTTTCGTGCCGGCTGATCGACCGGCCCATCCGGCCGCTCTTCCCCGACGGGTGGCGCTGTGAGACGCAGGTCATCGCGATGGTCCTCTCTTCGGACCGCGAGAACCCGGCGGACGTTCTGGCGATCACCGGCTCCTCGGCGGCGCTGACCATCTCGGACATCCCCTGGGCGGGGCCGATCGCCGGCATCCGCGTTGGGCGGGTGAACGGCCAGCTCGTGGCGAATCCGACGCAGGCGCAGCAGGAGGCGGGCGACATCAACGTCGTTGTGGCCTGCAGCTTCGAGGCGCTCGTCATGGTGGAGGGCTCCTGCCGGTTCGTTTCCGAAGGGGACCTGGTCGAGGCGCTCCTCTTCGCGCAGGAGCAGGCGCGTCCGATCCTCGAGCTGCAGGAGCGGTTGCGGGCGGCCGTGGGACGCGAGAAGCGCCCCTTCACCGCCGAGGTGGCCGACGAGGGGCTCGTGGCGATGGTGGCCGACCTCGTCGGGTCGCGGCTCGCGCAGGCGATCGCGGTGCGCGAGAAGCAGGCTCGGTCGAAGGCCGTGAAGGAATCGCGCGAGTGGCTCCTCGGCCAGCTCGGCGAGGCGTACGTCGAGCGGATCGACGAGGTGAAGGAAGCCTTCGACGAGGCCAAGCGGCGGTACGTGCGCCGGATGGCGATCAACGACCGGGTTCGTCTCGACGGGCGCGGACTGCGCGACATCCGCGCCATCTCTTGCGAGGTCGGACTGCTCCCGCGGACGCACGGCTCCGCTCTCTTCACGCGCGGGGAGACGCAGGCGCTCGCCACGGCGACGTTGGCCACCGGTCGCTCCGATCAGCGGATCGAGTCGGTGATGGGCGATCACTCCAAGCGCTTCCTGCTGCACTACAACTTCCCGTCCTTCTCCACCGGCGAGGTGAAGCGCTTCGGCTCTCCCGGGCGGCGCGAGATCGGCCACGGCAACCTGGCGGAACGCTCGCTCATGCAGGTGCTCCCGGACGGCGCGGACTTCCCGTACGTGCTGCGCGTGGTGAGCGAGATCATGGAGAGCAACGGCTCCTCGTCGATGGCGTCGGTCTGCGGCGGCAGCCTTGCGCTGATGGACGCTGGCGTGCCGGTGAAGGCGCCGGTGGCCGGCATCGCGATGGGGCTCATCAACGAGGGGGACCAGTTCCGGGTCCTGAGCGACATCCTGGGCGACGAAGACCACCTGGGCGACATGGACTTCAAGGTGACTGGCACGCGCGAGGGGATCTGCGCCATCCAGATGGACATCAAGCTGGAGGGTCTGCCCCGAGAGGTGCTCGCCGAGGCGCTCGCCCAGGCGCGCGAGGGACGCCTGCACATCCTGGACAAGATGGCCGAGGCCTTGGACGCCCCGCGGGCGTCGCTGTCGCGCAACGCGCCGCGCATCCTCACCGTGCGGATCAAGCCGGATCGCATCCGGGACATCATCGGCCCCGGAGGCAAGACGATCCGCGCGATCCAGGAGGAGACGGGCGCCGAGATCGACGTCTCCGACGACGGGACGGTGAACATCGCCTCGGCCGACGAGACCAGCGCGCGCAAGGCGATGGACCTCATCGAGGGGCTGACGGCAGAGGCCGAGATCGGCGCCTTCTATCGCGGCCGCGTGCGGCGCATCGCCGAGTTCGGGGCGTTCGTGGAGATCCTGCCCGGGACCGACGGGCTAGTGCACATCAGCGAGCTCGACCACAAGCGCGTCAACCGAGTGGAAGATGTGCTGCACGAAGGTGACGAGGTCGTGGTGAAGGTGATCAACATCGATCGCGAGGGCAAGATCCGCCTGAGCCGCAAGGAAGCCCTGAACGCCGCGCCGGAAGACGTCCGGAGCATGGTCTAG
- the truB gene encoding tRNA pseudouridine(55) synthase TruB: MTSFEVVAAVRRALGAPKAGHTGTLDPLATGVLPVCVGEATKIAGLLLGEEKEYRATGLLGVRTNTLDTDGEVVERGDPTGVTEEQLVALLPRWVGTLLQAPPAFSAVRVDGERAHARARRGEEVSPAARPVQVLRLELRRFELPRFEVELACSKGTYVRVLVDELGRALGCGASVAELRRVRSGGFDLSRAVPLEGLAERHRRGELPWVSMDEALSALPAVEVTPEAADKLRHGQPVAAEPQPGLVRVRLGGELVALGVFRGEGLWPQRVFRPSPSEAAEARTHAGSH; this comes from the coding sequence ATGACCTCCTTCGAGGTCGTGGCGGCCGTGCGTCGGGCGCTCGGCGCACCGAAGGCTGGACACACGGGGACGCTGGACCCGCTCGCTACGGGAGTTCTGCCCGTCTGTGTGGGCGAGGCGACGAAGATCGCCGGACTGCTCCTCGGAGAGGAGAAGGAATACCGGGCCACCGGCCTGCTCGGCGTGCGCACCAACACCCTGGACACCGACGGCGAGGTAGTCGAGCGCGGTGACCCGACGGGAGTGACCGAGGAGCAGCTCGTCGCGCTGCTCCCCAGGTGGGTCGGGACGCTGCTCCAGGCGCCTCCCGCCTTCTCGGCCGTGCGCGTGGACGGCGAGCGGGCGCACGCCCGGGCGCGGCGGGGAGAGGAGGTGTCGCCCGCCGCACGGCCGGTCCAGGTCCTGCGCCTCGAGCTGCGGCGATTCGAGCTGCCGCGCTTCGAGGTGGAGCTCGCGTGCAGCAAGGGAACCTACGTGCGCGTGTTGGTGGATGAGCTCGGCCGCGCCCTCGGGTGCGGCGCCTCGGTGGCGGAGCTGCGGCGCGTCCGGAGCGGCGGGTTCGACCTGTCGCGCGCGGTCCCCCTCGAGGGGCTCGCCGAACGGCACCGACGCGGCGAGCTCCCCTGGGTGAGCATGGACGAGGCGCTCTCGGCCCTGCCGGCCGTGGAGGTGACGCCCGAGGCGGCGGATAAGCTGCGGCACGGCCAACCGGTCGCCGCCGAGCCGCAGCCAGGCCTCGTGCGGGTCAGACTCGGTGGAGAGCTCGTAGCTCTCGGCGTCTTCCGAGGAGAGGGGCTCTGGCCGCAGCGGGTCTTTCGGCCGTCGCCCAGCGAGGCGGCCGAGGCGCGCACGCACGCAGGAAGCCATTGA
- a CDS encoding protein kinase — MLCFRCGSPVGERAESCANCGQDLTASRRDDTERFTELQRKLRKTGRHAARATVYGVGAVVRERYEVVDVVGPGPLGTVYKAFDQELEVDVALKLVDAEFLPDEGSRAAFLTTIGRLREMVHPNAVRYFDVDRDGDRCFFVTQFLEGLSLRKIVELRRTKGQRFSLAEVEPIATQLCRALGETCSLVVHGGLKPDNVIILPDVLKITDFALPLALPQEAYLAAQRSAGDVFLYHAPEVRNGQSPDARADVYSAGAILLELLTGQLFRGQAVLLDEADLTLRKGLETVLRRALAAQPHERYAHAGELGEAVVQAMKGGEAPPAREELEERTAVKKTQRAPLDGPTAVQNMMRVPRPEATAVEPRPARGPREGSSHGEAPTTLRGGTASDPALMAAAEGEWSALLGGGTGEHAAPLENSDPHAAPRAKEHSQATHQLKLEELEVDEAEEGLGGVSAGQSDDEGVEVADAPRKEHSQATHQLKLDELEFEEASARRAAEAGDRGDPESGRAADRDLTVPRAAVLSPLLAAESGPTIPEKELPEAASAPTEGTQQIHMDMILGADEDAAAPESERGPSMEQRQRMAVSGEVGRGAAANAASAAPAQDPELPHLDAAGGGRRAHREARAREALQAFGRTKDGRPLVDAAGVIEGIGGSGEMPAPLAELAGRGAEAGAMGAASSSPGVGGVPSPLGASPAVAPEVLHRDAVPVPLAPREVTLAVPRRAAPVRRWALPAFVGAMVALGAGTVATIVYVHGQREAEKREELERKQQALRRQQADASPVTPTVSARGLGATAPDRGMPGRASDAGGSHTRVTLRRGDGGSVGAAEPEGRERDDRLGGSDDPSRAAARTARTPSEGSGKADRGRCYAGMAYVARGASDGYCIDRFEAPGRGAPPLRSVTVAASRAACRARGLRLCSMAEWTRACGGRFPYGETFDKRRCSTGMDKPGLAGGRPSCRSAHQVYDLSGNVSEWVEEGVAMGGDFTSRDEAASCAAKGKGGPNTGYRCCGDPDWE; from the coding sequence ATGCTGTGCTTTCGATGCGGCAGTCCGGTCGGCGAACGTGCCGAGTCCTGCGCCAACTGCGGCCAGGACCTGACGGCGTCGCGCCGCGACGACACCGAGCGGTTCACAGAGCTCCAGCGCAAACTGCGCAAGACCGGCCGACACGCCGCGCGGGCCACCGTTTACGGGGTGGGCGCCGTGGTGCGCGAGCGCTACGAGGTCGTGGACGTCGTCGGGCCGGGGCCGCTCGGAACGGTCTACAAGGCGTTCGACCAGGAGCTCGAGGTCGACGTCGCCCTCAAGCTCGTGGATGCGGAGTTCCTGCCCGACGAGGGGTCGCGCGCCGCGTTCCTGACCACCATCGGCCGCCTGCGCGAGATGGTCCATCCGAACGCGGTGCGCTACTTCGACGTGGATCGCGACGGCGACCGGTGCTTCTTCGTCACGCAGTTCCTCGAAGGGCTCAGCCTGCGCAAGATCGTGGAGCTGCGCCGGACGAAGGGCCAGAGGTTCTCGCTGGCCGAGGTGGAGCCGATCGCAACGCAGCTCTGCCGGGCGCTCGGTGAGACGTGCAGCCTGGTGGTTCACGGGGGCCTCAAGCCGGACAACGTGATCATCCTGCCGGATGTTCTGAAGATCACCGACTTCGCGTTGCCGCTCGCGCTGCCGCAGGAGGCCTACCTCGCGGCCCAGCGCTCGGCGGGGGACGTGTTCCTCTACCACGCCCCCGAGGTACGCAACGGGCAGAGCCCCGACGCTCGCGCGGACGTCTATTCCGCCGGGGCGATCTTGCTCGAGCTGCTCACGGGACAGCTCTTCCGAGGGCAGGCAGTCCTGCTGGACGAGGCGGACCTGACGCTGCGGAAGGGCCTCGAGACGGTCCTGCGGCGCGCCCTGGCGGCGCAGCCGCACGAGCGGTATGCGCACGCGGGCGAGCTGGGAGAGGCGGTCGTGCAGGCGATGAAGGGCGGAGAGGCTCCGCCCGCCCGCGAGGAGCTCGAGGAGCGGACGGCGGTGAAGAAGACGCAGCGCGCGCCTCTCGACGGGCCGACGGCGGTCCAGAACATGATGCGCGTCCCTCGGCCGGAGGCGACCGCTGTCGAGCCTCGGCCGGCTCGCGGGCCGCGGGAGGGCAGCTCCCACGGCGAGGCGCCGACGACTCTGCGCGGCGGGACCGCCTCCGACCCGGCGCTGATGGCCGCTGCCGAGGGAGAATGGTCGGCGCTGCTCGGCGGAGGGACGGGGGAGCACGCAGCGCCGCTGGAGAATTCCGACCCGCACGCCGCGCCTCGGGCGAAGGAGCACTCGCAGGCCACGCACCAGCTCAAGCTGGAGGAGCTCGAGGTCGACGAGGCGGAGGAGGGGCTGGGCGGCGTCTCTGCGGGGCAATCCGACGACGAGGGCGTCGAGGTCGCCGATGCGCCGAGGAAGGAGCATTCGCAGGCCACGCACCAGCTCAAGCTGGACGAGCTCGAGTTCGAAGAGGCCAGCGCGCGCCGCGCGGCGGAAGCCGGCGATCGAGGGGACCCCGAGTCGGGCAGGGCCGCTGACCGGGACCTGACCGTGCCCCGGGCTGCGGTGCTCTCGCCGCTGCTTGCAGCGGAGAGCGGGCCGACGATCCCCGAGAAGGAGCTCCCGGAGGCGGCCTCCGCGCCGACCGAGGGGACGCAACAGATCCACATGGACATGATCCTCGGCGCCGACGAGGACGCTGCGGCGCCCGAGAGCGAGCGTGGGCCGTCGATGGAGCAGCGGCAGCGGATGGCGGTGAGCGGCGAGGTGGGACGAGGGGCCGCGGCGAACGCCGCCTCCGCCGCGCCGGCCCAGGATCCGGAGCTGCCGCACCTGGACGCGGCCGGTGGCGGGCGGCGGGCCCACCGGGAGGCACGCGCGCGAGAGGCGCTGCAAGCCTTCGGGCGGACGAAGGACGGGCGGCCCCTGGTGGACGCGGCCGGGGTCATCGAAGGGATAGGGGGCAGCGGCGAGATGCCGGCGCCCCTCGCCGAGCTCGCCGGACGCGGGGCGGAGGCGGGGGCTATGGGGGCGGCGAGTTCGTCCCCCGGTGTGGGCGGGGTGCCGTCGCCTCTCGGGGCGAGCCCCGCGGTCGCGCCGGAGGTGCTGCATCGGGATGCCGTTCCCGTGCCGCTCGCCCCGCGAGAGGTGACGCTTGCGGTCCCGCGACGTGCTGCGCCCGTTCGACGGTGGGCGTTGCCGGCCTTCGTCGGCGCGATGGTGGCTCTGGGGGCGGGCACCGTGGCGACGATCGTCTACGTGCACGGTCAGCGCGAGGCGGAGAAGCGAGAGGAGCTCGAACGAAAGCAGCAGGCTCTCCGGCGACAGCAGGCCGACGCGTCGCCGGTGACGCCTACCGTCTCGGCCCGGGGGCTCGGGGCGACGGCGCCGGATCGTGGAATGCCCGGGCGTGCGTCCGACGCTGGCGGATCCCATACGCGCGTCACGCTCCGGCGCGGAGACGGTGGCTCGGTAGGCGCCGCGGAGCCCGAGGGGCGCGAGCGGGACGATCGGCTCGGAGGGAGCGACGATCCGTCCCGGGCCGCAGCCCGCACCGCTCGCACGCCGTCCGAAGGCAGTGGAAAGGCGGACCGCGGTCGGTGCTACGCCGGGATGGCCTACGTGGCGCGAGGCGCCTCGGACGGCTACTGCATCGATCGTTTCGAGGCCCCCGGGCGGGGGGCGCCACCGCTGCGGAGCGTCACGGTGGCGGCCTCGCGGGCGGCGTGTCGCGCCCGAGGCCTGAGGCTCTGCAGCATGGCGGAGTGGACCCGCGCCTGCGGTGGACGCTTCCCGTACGGGGAGACCTTCGATAAGCGGCGCTGCAGCACCGGGATGGACAAGCCGGGCCTCGCGGGCGGGCGACCTTCTTGCCGCTCGGCCCATCAGGTCTACGACCTGAGCGGTAACGTCTCGGAGTGGGTCGAGGAGGGGGTGGCGATGGGGGGAGACTTCACGAGCCGGGACGAGGCCGCCAGCTGCGCCGCGAAGGGCAAAGGCGGGCCGAATACGGGATACCGCTGCTGCGGCGATCCCGACTGGGAGTAG
- the rpsO gene encoding 30S ribosomal protein S15, which produces MGLATELKKGVIEKYRAHEKDTGSPEVQVALLTERINHLTEHFKTHAKDHHSRRGLLKLVGKRRRLLDYLKDKDADRYRKVIGDLGIRK; this is translated from the coding sequence ATGGGACTGGCAACGGAACTGAAGAAGGGCGTGATCGAGAAGTACCGCGCCCACGAAAAAGACACCGGTTCGCCGGAGGTGCAGGTAGCCCTCCTGACCGAGCGCATCAACCACCTGACCGAGCACTTCAAGACCCACGCGAAGGATCATCACTCGCGGCGCGGCCTGCTCAAGCTGGTGGGGAAGCGGCGTCGGCTGCTGGACTACCTGAAGGACAAGGATGCCGATCGCTACCGCAAGGTGATCGGCGACCTCGGCATCCGCAAGTAA